The stretch of DNA caaaacgattttcccAGTCGGCGCtagttttttcagagttccccgTTGTCTTCAAAGTAGGCTACtaaagtcggagatttccgagtttccCGTTGTTTTGAAGGCGGCATTAGTTCCCAGTGATGAGGTTCGATTAATCACACCGGGCGCCCGTTTAGGCGTGTTTTCTATCGGTTGAAGGTTGATTGCATTCGATTTGGAATGGCTGCCTGCCgggcgtgagccaggtgcccGCTTCAAAGCCACAGCAAAGTCATCTCAAAATTAAAGTGACTTAATTAAGCACGTGTAGTAATTactaggattctgtgttttcccaTGCAAAAGGGATTGCTTTTGATGAAAACGCTTTATTTGCACTTCCAATGAATAGTAGTTAGAAAAATCGAACATTTATTTTATCGGGGGAAAAAAAGTGTGCTTCTGGACCATCcatcatgctgccttgttgacaaaatGATCGAGCGGCGCAGACTACTGTTCGATTTCAGAAGGGCGCGCCTCCCTCCGCGCTTTTGTCTGATGACGTGACGGACTATGTTCGGTGCCCCGCGGCTCAGCATAATCGAATACgcccagtgggtcagtagttttCAACGCTGCAAAACACCGCCTTGAGCAATCTGATTGGTCTCTGTTAGCACATTGTAGTTTGTAATTGGCTTTCTAATAAACCAATCCAATCATCATCTCGCCACTGCGGTTTCGATATGTTCCTCAGACGGTTTCCTTGCCTTGAACGGAAGACATCTAGCGACAGTGAGATAGCTACAAGGATTGAAACTGGTGACAGTCAACATTTATATAGCATATTTGTTTACGCAAGTCTTGTGGATGCAATTAAGTCATTATCCGGACTACTTGTTGACAAGCTAGAGTGGTAAGCAGTCGGAGCTTGGTTTGGGTAGTCGTACAAGTATCAAGAAAATACATAGCTATTTAACGCTACCTATAAGAGAGTGGACGAGGGGGAACGAATGGACATTAAAGTCAACCTGCCTGGTTAACTAGCTACCTGTACTTGTTTCCAGTTAGCTATTTTTCATCAGCTGGCTTGTTCAGACGTTAACGACAACCCGTGACGTTACCAATAAccaggtatgtatgtatgtgatcCTCTTCGCCGTTTGCCAGTTTTTCAAAGCTTAACAATATTGCCGGTGTTTGTTAGTTTGCTAACTCATGTAAATTAGCTGCTAGCTACCTTTTCTTTGCTGAGCACTGCGTGACTGTTCACTTAAATGAGACCTACGATTTGTTTTCGCTAATCGATGCGACGCAATTCTGGCAAACACGATAGGGATTCAGAAATAGTCTTAGTGAGAGGGAATACAAATGACACCAATATCTTTTCTTAAAGCATGTGTGGGTCACAGAATACATTGAAAACACCTAGCCATTTCACCAGGGGCACATTTTGATAGGACATCATTGAAACAACAGGCAGTGCAGACAGATCATCACAAAGACGCTGACCAACAGGCTCTTATCAAACCAACTATAAGTTATTTCTGAAAGCAAGCCTGGGACCGAGGAGGCATTGTTAAAGCTACTCTATGTACTCAGCGTAGCAAGAAACTTTGAGGCAGACAGAAGAAATGCTCATCAGTACTATAGCTGTCGAATGATCCCATGGCCAAGGAAGGCCATACACTATTGATTCTCTTCTGCATGTATGTAAAAGCAACTTTGTTGAGGGCAAGCCTAGGGGAGTTCATGTGCATGTCCCACTTAACAAGACAGGGTGGATAGAGAGCTTTGAGAATCCCTGCACACCAGCCTAGTAGCCTAAACACTTGCGGTCGACTCTTCCCAGGGTTTGCCGAaccaaaaatacatgtttatccTCAACTTGTTTTAGATACAGGGTTTCTGTTTATCAGAGAGTTTAAGCAGAGGTGAAATCTGGTTATACGCTTTAAAATGTGTGACTCATGGTCGGTTGTCGGTCTGTTTGTGGAGTGAGTAATACATCAGTGGTCGAGACTCAGCTGTGTGTCTGAGCATACTTTCAAAATGGCCATCAATAACTGGGGTGTGCTTGTGCACTGGGCTGGATAAGAGACATGAGGTGTACAATTAACCTAACCACATGTAAACACGCGTGCACCTTAAACCCTCTCATTTGTCCTCCGTCTTGGGGAGATCATGCAAGTGTTGGCTATTTAATGGCTATTTTTAGTAATAGTGAATGATGAGCAGTAAATggtaatgacccccccccccccccccttgccccAGCAGGGTTTGAGGATGAACCACCTGTCCCTGAGTGAGCTGTGCTGCCTATTCTGCTGCCCTCCATGCCCCAGCAAGATCACCTCCAAGTTGGCCTTCCTGCCCCCGGAGCCCACCTACACCCTCTTGTGTGACGAGAGCGGCAGCCGCTGGACCCTGCACCTGTCTGAGCGCGCAGACTGGCAGTACTCGGCGCGTGAGAAGGACGCCATCGAGTGCTTCATGACGCGCACTTCACGCGGCAACCGCATCGCCTGCATGTTTGTGCGCTGCTCGCCCAGTGCCCGCTTCACGCTCCTCTTCTCGCACGGCAACGCCGTGGACCTGGGCCAGATGAGCAGCTTCTACATCGGCCTGGGCTCACGCATCAACTGCAACGTCTTCTCCTACGACTACTCTGGCTACGGGGCCAGCTCGGGGAAACCCTCGGAAAAGAACCTGTACGCCGACGTGGACGCCGCCTGGCACTCCCTCAGGACACGGTAAGTAAAGTGACCAGGGGGCGGAGGTGATGGTGGAGGAGTACCTGTCTGTGACGTTGTTGTGTCCTACCAAGAGTTGTTGGCTGTCTTTCCACCTTCAGCTCGCTCCATGGCTTATACGCCCTAGGTTGGAAAGCAAGGTGGGGACAGCTTTTCTTGTTCATTACATCGAATGATGATTGAAAATGTGTAGGCTATGGTGTCTCCTCTACCCGTTCGCCCCATAGGCAATGGCTTTCTGTTCACTGGTTCCTCTAAGCCATCCCTTTGGCCCTCCATTTATCCATCTCGATGAATTGATCCCCATGAAACCTCTAGTCTCAACACTCTCTTCCGCCCTTTGTCCTCTATGACATCCCCTCTCCAGTCTGTTTTGTCTTGTCGACAGCTCTCGGTCCCAGGTGGGGTCCTATACTAACACACACAGCTTCCCTGTGTCTTCGCATGTGACATGTTTAAGCTGGATATTTTGTTTGTGGCTTTGTTTATGcacagttttttggggggtggaatAAAAGTGAATCCAGATTTATTTCCTGCATCATGACGGCAAATCAAAGCAACAAACAAATGAGTTGGAGGAAAGATGGAACGTCCAAAGACacatggagaaagacagagaaaagagtgaCTCACACCGAGTGCCACTTAGGGCCAAATTGCCCAGCATAATGACATTGACTAGAATAAGTGGTCCTCCATATAATAGGcctccttgggggggggggggagtcagaGTCAAGTTAAACAGGAAAATATTATCATACAGAGACGAGTCTACATACAGCAGGTTATACTGTAGCTAGGGCTGAGAAACCTGTCTGATTGCTACTACTTTTACATTTCAGTATGATGTGAATATGAATTCATTATGAAAGTAAGGACATTTGAATATATTATGATTGTGTTGAACTGGCAAAGTGGTGTTTCACCCAGGCAcctgtggaattgttttaagatggtcataccatagatcatttagctatttgatttggaattttaggatcCTTCTgggtattaaaaaaaacatttatgctACAGACGTtattgtgagaagaccaatttttgggatgtctcatggtctgacaaacaccgacgtagcggaaggccgacataggcggatgctttggattgagacgcagcccatgcaaaatactagcttaaactgacaatgtttatttataaaaataaaaataaaaaagctatcagatgtgtttgttttctgtccCAATTTACTTCTACAGTGTATATAGAGTAGGACATTTTCATGAGGCTGGTATTGAACGGAACATCACAATCTGATTCATGGCTCCAGTAATGTGACACAGATAAGCAGAGCTTTCTCTGGCATTGTGTAAGGCTAAACtgcacatttgtaaaaaataatttaactaggcaagtcagttaagaacatttttatttacaatgacggcctaggaacagtgggttgttcaggggcagaaggacagatttttaccttgtcagctctgggattcgatctagcaaccttttggttattggcccaacactctaaccactaggctacctgccacatgaGTGAGGAGTATAGTCACTGAAGACTACAGTAGTTTGGACTCGACTGCGGGACAGACGGCTCCTCTTTGCATTGCAAATTCTGTAACAGATCTCGTTAAGTATGAAGGTGGCAGCAGCATCAACAGTGAAAGCACTGGCGTCCATCTACCAATGTGGGCTTCCATTGCTCAGGAGAGGAGAACCTCGAGACAGCACCACATGGGTGGTGGGGTTTGTAGTCCTTGTTGATTGACAATAGCCTAATTTCCACTATCAAGCCAGATGAGGCCGTGCTACTTTTAATTTGGCCCAAGGCTTAGTATAGCCTATCTCTGTGCCCGATTCGAGTGCTTCAAACCATGCACATTTTCAGATGGCCAGTGCTTTCTGTCTCCAATGTCAAATTGTTTTCCACCTCAAAATTATGCCAGGTTCTGCCCCACTACGCCACCCATCCACTGGTTATCCAAAGCTCCATGTCAGTAATTGCCAAACTGACTGACACCCTCATGGTAGAAGATGCCCCTGATGGCAGATAAGATAAGCCCACCTCTCCCATAAGTCTTATTTGTAACCACACAGGGCAAAAAGACACAGACCTCAGATCAGCGCAATGGGGACCTTCCTTACCCTGTGGCCTCCATGCCACTGCCTGCCCCAAGTATACACAGGGCATGTGATATTGTTCTGTTCTACAGGGAGGCCTGGCCTCCTTAAAATAACATGGTTAATCTTGGTGTGTTTCACTGCCCTGTGTTTGGATTAACAGAGACATGTCTGTCAATCATCTGATCACAACAATACAAAACTTCACACAACTAAACTCACTGGGGTTCAGATAGTGGGGAAACTTGTAAATTTTTTAGATGCAGATATGATAAAGatgaccatagaattagaatactcTAGTAATTTAATGGCATCTCTATTAGAGGtcgactttttttttttttcaacgccgatactgattattggaggaccaaaaacagCCTCTTTTTTTGTTggctttttttatattttaaatgtgttttaaatatttgtagtaatggcaattacaacaatactgaatgaacaatgaacactttaaaaaaaaaacttaatttaatacattttatttagtctcaaatgaataatgaaacatgttcaatttggtttaattaatgaaaaaacagtgttggaggagaaaataaaagtgcaatgtgccatgtaaaaaagctaaagttccttgctcagaacatgaaaatatatgaaagctggtggttccttttaacatgagtcttcaatatacCCAGTTAAGaatttaggttgtagttattataggaattatgacgcattgactatttctctctctaccatttgtatttcatatacctttgactattggatgttcttataggcaatatagtattgccagcctgatctcgggagttgataggcttgaagtcatgaaCAACGCTGTgtatcaagcattgctaagagctgctggaaaacgcactaaagtactgtttgaatgaatgcttacgagcctgctgcggcctaccaccgctcagtcagactgctatatcaaatcatagacttaattatactaaatacgagccttaggtcattaatatggtcaaatctgaaaactatcatttcgaaaacaaagcgtttattctttcagtgaaatacggaactgttttgtattttatcaaacgggtggcaacccGAAGTCTACATATTGCTGGTCctttgtacaaccttcaatgttatgtcataattatgtaaaattctggcaaatgaattacggtctttgtttggaagaaattatcttcacacagttcgcaacgagccaggctgccAAAACTGCTGCAAATACCCtaactctgcttgcactgaatgcaagaagtgacacaatttccctagttaatattgcctgctaacatgaatttcttttaactaaatatgcaggttaaaaaaaatatacttgtgtattgattttaagaaaggcattgatgtttatggttaggtacattggtgcaacgattgtACTTTTTTTCatgaatgcgcttttgttaaatcatcacccgttttacgaagttgaagtaggctgtgattcgacgattaattaacaggcactgcattgattatatgcaacacaggacaagctagttaacctagtaatatcatcaaccgtgtttttttttttttgtattaggTACgtttttaatgctagctagctagcaatttaccttggcaccttgcagccacaaggtccttttgatgctgcactcgtgtaacaggtggtcagcctgccactcagtctcctcgtggattgcaatataatcgCCTTccaaaaaatgccgattaccgatttgttatgaaaacttgaaatcggccctaattaatcgtcccaCCTCtatacaagacacctgtctgagtggactgatccactGTGGAGGACATggggatcagtctaaaacgtgcTACTGAAATTATATATCTTGGTTACGTAAGAACAATGGTGCCAcactaaaaaaaatgtataattttgttataaaataaatgtgCTTTGTCCCGAGTTGGTTAGTGGTCGCTGTTCACGGTTCTGAAACgcatcagtgcgctgttgaattggcgccttttcctagaccatgttgctatgtgcataaaaACAAGGGTAACTTCATATTAATGTTGAGAACAATGTGGCGGAGGCAGCAATAGAATGAGGAGatgaaacagcccttgccttattgTCTAACAAAATTGAGGagaatgtctgcagtattgaaggtccccaagaacacagtggcctccattcttaaatggaagaagtttggaaccaccaagactcttcctagagcttgcatCCCCGCCAAACTgcacaatcaggggagaagggccttggtcagggaggtgaccaagaactcgatggtcactctgacagagttcctctgtggagatgggagaagcttccagaaggacaaccatctctgcaaactgaagccactcttcagtaaaaaggcgcatgacagcctgcatggagtttgccaaaggcacctaaaggactctcagaccatgagaaacaagattctctgttctgatggaaccgatattgaactctttggccagaatgccaagagtgaagcatggtggtggcagcattatgctgtagggatgtttttcagcggcagggagactagtcagggtcaagatgaacggcgcaaagtacagagatccttgatgataaacCTTCTCCAGGCCCTATTGTGCTCTCTTCGGAtgggattagttttactgggggaggTCGGGCAATGTAATTATGAGCACACAACACCACGTGTAATTTTACTCCCGTCCGAATCTGCCAGACAGTAAATATTTTTCAcgccccaattttgtggtatccaaatGTCCCATCGCGGCAACTcccttacggactcgggagaggtgaaggtcaagagcTGTTCGT from Salvelinus sp. IW2-2015 linkage group LG33, ASM291031v2, whole genome shotgun sequence encodes:
- the LOC111957917 gene encoding alpha/beta hydrolase domain-containing protein 17B, whose product is MNHLSLSELCCLFCCPPCPSKITSKLAFLPPEPTYTLLCDESGSRWTLHLSERADWQYSAREKDAIECFMTRTSRGNRIACMFVRCSPSARFTLLFSHGNAVDLGQMSSFYIGLGSRINCNVFSYDYSGYGASSGKPSEKNLYADVDAAWHSLRTRYGIRPENVIVYGQSIGTVPSVDLAARYESAAVILHSPLTSGMRVAFPDTKKTYCFDAFPNIDKISKVTSPVLVIHGTEDEVIDFSHGLALYERCQRPVEPLWVEGAGHNDVELYGQYLERLKQFVAHELVNLST